The proteins below are encoded in one region of Winogradskyella helgolandensis:
- the rpoN gene encoding RNA polymerase factor sigma-54, protein MSLKQFLSFKLSQKLSPQQIQLMKLIQLPTQAFEQRLKQELEENPALDTGKESDESDDNFDEFDNSEENYDDNETIEADDINIDEYLSDDEIPEYRTQANNYSADDEDKSVPYAAGTSFTQHLINQLNTFRLSDQEEEIAYFLVGSVDESGYIRRSLSDITDDLAFTQNVYTTEEEVEKVLQIVHQLDPAGVGARNLQECLSIQLHRKEQHPDVEMATTIIDNAFEQFTKKHYKKLMQKFNIDEEQLKDAIEEIERLNPKPGGSYAGNNRIVEHIVPDFAIKIVDGELELTLNGRNAPELHVSREYNNMLKGYKETKEKSKSQKDAVMFIKQKLDAAKWFIEAVRQRQQTLFVTMSSIMHYQKEYFLSGDERNLRPMILKDIADEIEMDVSTISRVANSKYVDTPYGTKLIKEFFSESMTNDQGEEVSTREIKKILETVIEEESKKKPLTDEALSKILKEKGYPIARRTVAKYREQLDIPVARLRKEL, encoded by the coding sequence CTGCCTTAGATACCGGAAAAGAATCAGATGAGTCTGACGACAATTTTGATGAATTCGATAATTCTGAAGAGAATTACGACGACAATGAAACCATTGAAGCTGATGATATTAATATTGATGAATATCTAAGCGACGACGAAATACCAGAATACCGAACACAAGCCAATAATTATAGCGCTGATGACGAAGATAAATCTGTACCATATGCCGCCGGAACGTCTTTTACGCAGCATTTGATTAATCAACTAAACACCTTTCGTTTATCAGACCAAGAAGAAGAAATCGCGTATTTCTTAGTTGGTAGCGTTGATGAAAGTGGTTATATACGTCGTTCACTTTCTGACATAACAGACGATTTAGCGTTTACACAAAATGTGTATACAACCGAAGAGGAAGTTGAAAAGGTGTTACAAATTGTACATCAATTAGATCCCGCAGGTGTTGGAGCGCGTAATCTACAAGAATGCTTAAGTATTCAATTACATAGAAAAGAACAGCATCCAGATGTTGAAATGGCAACTACTATTATAGATAATGCCTTTGAACAATTTACAAAGAAGCATTATAAAAAATTAATGCAAAAATTCAACATTGACGAGGAACAATTAAAAGATGCTATAGAGGAAATTGAGAGACTGAACCCTAAACCTGGTGGTTCTTATGCTGGTAACAACAGGATTGTAGAACATATTGTACCCGATTTTGCGATAAAGATTGTAGATGGTGAATTAGAGTTAACACTCAACGGTAGAAATGCACCAGAATTACACGTCTCTCGTGAATACAACAACATGCTGAAAGGCTATAAAGAGACTAAGGAAAAGTCTAAATCTCAAAAGGATGCAGTAATGTTTATAAAGCAAAAGTTAGATGCTGCAAAATGGTTTATAGAAGCTGTTAGACAACGTCAGCAGACTTTATTTGTAACTATGAGTTCTATTATGCATTACCAAAAAGAATACTTCTTAAGTGGTGATGAGCGTAATTTAAGACCAATGATTTTAAAGGATATTGCAGACGAAATTGAAATGGATGTTTCTACCATTTCTCGTGTGGCAAATAGTAAATATGTAGATACCCCTTACGGTACAAAATTGATTAAAGAATTCTTCTCTGAATCTATGACTAACGATCAAGGTGAAGAGGTTTCAACAAGAGAAATCAAAAAAATATTAGAAACCGTTATTGAAGAAGAAAGCAAAAAGAAACCTTTAACCGATGAAGCGCTTTCTAAAATATTAAAAGAAAAAGGCTATCCAATTGCGAGACGTACCGTAGCTAAATACAGAGAGCAATTAGATATTCCTGTGGCACGTTTAAGGAAAGAACTTTAA
- a CDS encoding asparaginase → MTKQPHILLIYTGGTIGMVKDVESGALKAFDFNSLLVKIPELRLLDCTIDTISFEEPIDSSNMNPKYWGDIATIIGKNYLEYDGFVVLHGSDTMSYSASALSFMLENLAKPVIFTGSQLPIGDLRTDAKENLITSIQMASLNIEGVPVIREVGLYFEYKLYRGNRTTKLNAEHFEAFESLNYPNLAESGVHLKVNFEQLWKPIPNKKLILRTAMDTNIGVLKLFPGISRPICEAILTSKLIKGLIIETYGSGNATSEAWFIKLLKGAISNGLHIINVTQCAGGSVNMGQYETSSQLKLIGVISGKDITIEAAIAKLMYLLGENVARNKFKTIFETSLRGEMS, encoded by the coding sequence ATGACAAAACAACCACACATTTTATTAATATATACAGGTGGCACAATTGGCATGGTTAAAGATGTCGAAAGTGGTGCACTAAAAGCATTCGACTTTAATAGTTTGCTTGTAAAAATTCCAGAATTACGCTTACTAGACTGTACAATTGATACCATTTCTTTTGAAGAACCCATAGATTCATCAAATATGAATCCTAAATATTGGGGAGATATAGCAACAATTATAGGTAAGAATTATTTAGAGTATGATGGCTTTGTGGTCTTACATGGTAGTGATACTATGAGTTATTCGGCTTCTGCACTTAGTTTTATGTTAGAAAACTTAGCAAAACCAGTAATCTTTACTGGCTCGCAATTACCTATCGGAGATTTACGTACAGATGCAAAGGAAAATTTAATTACATCGATACAAATGGCATCTTTAAATATTGAAGGTGTACCAGTAATTAGAGAGGTAGGTTTATATTTTGAATACAAATTATATAGAGGTAATAGAACGACAAAGCTAAATGCTGAACACTTTGAAGCTTTTGAGTCGTTAAATTATCCAAATTTAGCAGAATCTGGTGTTCATTTAAAAGTAAATTTTGAACAGTTATGGAAACCAATACCAAATAAGAAATTGATTTTACGAACAGCAATGGATACGAATATTGGAGTACTAAAATTATTCCCAGGCATTTCGAGACCAATTTGTGAAGCGATTCTTACAAGTAAATTAATTAAAGGATTAATTATAGAAACCTACGGTTCGGGTAATGCTACCAGCGAAGCTTGGTTTATCAAATTATTAAAAGGCGCAATTAGTAATGGACTTCATATAATAAATGTTACCCAATGTGCCGGAGGTAGTGTAAATATGGGGCAATATGAAACGAGTTCACAGTTAAAATTAATTGGTGTAATTTCCGGGAAAGATATTACAATAGAAGCGGCGATTGCTAAATTAATGTACCTTTTAGGTGAAAATGTTGCTCGAAATAAATTCAAAACCATTTTTGAAACCTCCCTAAGAGGAGAAATGTCCTAA
- a CDS encoding MotA/TolQ/ExbB proton channel family protein — MKRLFSILAITCLMAIGTVNANATTAFASATATVTSVTQDEVTASEDLSFHQELKKRFIEGGPGFMGIVLLCLILGLAIAIERIIFLNLSTTNTKKLTQNVEDALNSGGIEAAKEVCRNTKGPVASIFYQGLDRADEDIDAAEKAVVAYGGVQMGQLEKNVSWISLFIALAPMLGFMGTVIGMIQAFDKIEAAGDMQPSLVAGGIKVALLTTVFGLIVAIILQIFYNYIIAKIDSIVNDMEDASITLMDLLVRHKK; from the coding sequence ATGAAAAGATTATTTTCTATCCTTGCCATAACATGTTTAATGGCTATCGGAACTGTTAATGCTAATGCAACAACAGCATTTGCAAGCGCAACAGCAACTGTAACAAGTGTAACTCAAGATGAAGTAACAGCTTCTGAAGATTTGAGTTTCCATCAAGAATTAAAAAAGCGTTTTATCGAAGGTGGTCCAGGCTTTATGGGTATTGTACTACTATGTTTAATTCTTGGATTAGCGATCGCTATTGAGAGAATTATCTTTTTAAACCTTTCGACTACAAACACTAAAAAATTAACACAAAATGTAGAAGATGCACTAAATTCTGGTGGTATCGAAGCTGCAAAGGAAGTTTGTAGAAATACAAAAGGACCTGTTGCCTCTATATTCTATCAAGGTTTAGACAGAGCCGATGAAGATATCGATGCTGCTGAAAAAGCTGTTGTAGCTTATGGTGGTGTTCAAATGGGACAATTAGAAAAGAATGTATCTTGGATTTCATTATTTATCGCTTTGGCACCAATGCTTGGTTTCATGGGTACGGTAATTGGTATGATTCAGGCCTTTGATAAAATTGAAGCAGCTGGTGATATGCAACCTTCTTTAGTAGCAGGTGGTATTAAAGTAGCACTTTTAACAACGGTATTTGGACTTATCGTAGCGATTATACTTCAAATCTTTTATAATTATATCATTGCTAAAATTGATAGCATTGTAAATGATATGGAAGATGCATCAATCACATTGATGGATTTATTAGTAAGACACAAAAAATAA
- a CDS encoding tetratricopeptide repeat protein: MEEQDYIQFEAYLAGDLSEDDVVAFNERLNSDAQFKEAFEIYKDLSSSLEHQIGNEREIFDFKANLDVISSQHFNAIHDEELGIKPAPKTSFYKYAVAASVVILLGFFIFNQFGGPKYEDYNNFDPISLTVRSADNTNFSKAEQSFNSKNYEEAIRAFNVILEDDFTNLEIQLYKGIALVETNQFKEADIVLNKITNGNTAYRNKAKWILALSYLKQDNTSASIKILKTIPNDAEDYTSAQKLLNELN, from the coding sequence ATGGAAGAACAAGATTATATACAGTTTGAAGCATATCTCGCAGGTGATTTATCTGAGGACGATGTAGTGGCATTTAATGAGCGATTAAACTCGGACGCACAATTCAAAGAAGCTTTTGAGATTTATAAAGATCTATCTTCAAGTCTAGAACATCAAATTGGAAACGAACGCGAAATTTTTGATTTTAAAGCTAATTTAGATGTTATATCTAGTCAGCATTTTAACGCCATTCACGATGAGGAACTCGGAATTAAGCCGGCTCCAAAAACTAGTTTCTATAAGTATGCTGTTGCAGCTTCTGTGGTCATTCTTTTAGGATTCTTTATCTTTAATCAATTTGGAGGTCCTAAGTATGAGGATTATAATAATTTTGACCCAATTAGTTTAACTGTTAGAAGTGCTGATAATACTAATTTTAGTAAGGCAGAACAAAGTTTTAATAGTAAAAACTATGAAGAAGCGATCCGTGCCTTCAATGTTATTTTAGAAGACGATTTCACTAACTTAGAAATACAACTATATAAGGGTATAGCTTTGGTTGAAACTAATCAGTTTAAAGAAGCTGATATAGTGCTTAACAAAATAACGAATGGAAATACAGCGTATAGAAATAAAGCCAAGTGGATTTTAGCTTTAAGTTATTTAAAACAAGATAATACTTCAGCAAGTATTAAAATACTCAAAACTATACCTAACGATGCAGAGGATTATACATCTGCTCAAAAATTATTAAATGAGTTGAATTAA
- a CDS encoding TatD family hydrolase yields MIITDTHTHLYSDAFAEDRAEMIQRAIETNVTRFFIPAIDSTYTESMLQLEKDFPEYVFLMMGLHPTSVKDSYKEELRLVEDFLAKRKFCAIGEIGIDLYWDKSTLEIQIEAFRHQINLAKKYQLPIVIHCRDAFDEVFKVLEEEKSDDLFGIFHCFTGTFEQAQKAISYNMKLGIGGVVTFKNGKIDQFIHQIELKHIVLETDSPYLAPKPFRGKRNESSYIYKVLEKLSELYNISEEEVARITTENSKAIFGI; encoded by the coding sequence ATGATTATTACAGATACACATACCCATTTATATAGTGATGCTTTTGCTGAGGACAGAGCAGAAATGATACAACGTGCTATTGAAACTAATGTAACACGGTTTTTCATCCCTGCAATAGATTCTACGTATACAGAATCTATGCTTCAACTTGAAAAAGATTTCCCAGAGTATGTTTTTTTAATGATGGGTTTGCATCCCACTTCGGTAAAAGATAGCTATAAGGAGGAGTTGCGTCTGGTTGAAGACTTCTTAGCTAAACGTAAATTTTGCGCCATTGGGGAAATAGGAATTGATTTATATTGGGACAAATCCACTTTAGAGATTCAAATAGAAGCTTTCCGACATCAAATAAATCTAGCCAAAAAGTATCAATTGCCTATCGTTATTCATTGTAGAGATGCTTTTGATGAAGTTTTTAAAGTTTTAGAAGAAGAGAAGTCTGATGATTTATTCGGGATTTTTCATTGCTTCACTGGTACTTTTGAACAAGCTCAAAAAGCAATTTCTTATAATATGAAATTAGGCATCGGAGGAGTTGTTACCTTTAAAAATGGTAAAATAGATCAATTCATTCATCAAATAGAGCTGAAGCACATTGTTTTAGAAACAGACTCGCCTTATTTGGCACCAAAACCATTTCGAGGAAAGCGAAATGAAAGCTCCTATATATATAAGGTATTAGAAAAATTGTCGGAACTTTACAACATAAGCGAAGAAGAAGTCGCTCGTATTACAACTGAAAATTCAAAAGCCATATTCGGAATTTAA
- a CDS encoding porin family protein: MKSCLLFLLVLIGFFGFSQGNNNNDTELYENYREDQFYASVTYNLLNNKPSGISQTGFSSGFHFGFIRDMPINKKRNVAIGLGMGISTNSYNQKNVLIEDIDNSIYFTKIDEGDYNVSKNKFTTYLIEVPLEIRWRTSNASDYNFWRIYTGFKMGYLLYNSSKFRSEVTDVKLSNIDSFNKLQYGLTLSAGYGTWNFHVYYGLNSIFDESVTFEDESIDMKSLKIGLMFYIL, translated from the coding sequence ATGAAAAGTTGTCTTTTATTTTTACTAGTATTGATTGGGTTTTTTGGGTTTTCCCAAGGCAATAATAACAATGACACCGAACTCTATGAGAACTATAGAGAAGATCAGTTCTATGCTTCTGTTACCTATAACTTACTTAATAACAAACCGAGTGGTATTTCTCAAACAGGTTTTTCTTCGGGTTTCCACTTTGGCTTTATTAGAGATATGCCTATTAATAAAAAGCGTAATGTAGCAATTGGTTTAGGTATGGGTATTTCTACAAATTCCTACAATCAAAAAAACGTATTGATTGAAGATATTGATAATTCGATTTACTTTACTAAAATCGATGAGGGTGATTATAATGTATCAAAAAATAAATTTACGACTTATCTTATTGAGGTTCCTTTAGAAATTAGATGGAGAACGTCTAATGCAAGTGATTATAATTTTTGGCGCATTTATACCGGATTTAAAATGGGCTATTTGCTTTATAATTCCTCAAAATTTAGGAGTGAAGTTACTGATGTGAAACTTTCTAATATTGATAGTTTTAATAAGCTTCAATATGGTTTAACCTTGAGTGCTGGTTATGGTACTTGGAATTTTCATGTGTATTATGGTTTAAATTCAATCTTTGACGAGTCAGTAACGTTTGAAGATGAAAGTATAGACATGAAATCCTTAAAAATAGGATTGATGTTCTACATTCTATAA
- a CDS encoding ExbD/TolR family protein, which yields MAKRAAPEVNAGSMADIAFLLLIFFLVTTTIEKDKGLLRSLPPIDDTEVEPPIIRQKNLFTVNINRNNQLLVEEEEIPITQLRQATIDFLDNGGGTNQAGESCDYCKGKRLEDSSDHPDKAIISMKHDRETTYEKYMDVQNELVAAYNFLREREASRLYKKYYPDADKVFTAMLEEKEKNQFSKDEVLNERIETIKKLFPMKLSEAEPDKK from the coding sequence ATGGCAAAAAGAGCAGCACCCGAAGTAAATGCAGGATCAATGGCTGACATTGCTTTCTTACTACTTATATTTTTCTTAGTAACAACAACTATTGAGAAGGATAAAGGATTATTAAGAAGTTTGCCACCTATTGATGATACCGAAGTTGAACCGCCAATTATTAGACAAAAAAATCTATTTACGGTTAATATTAACCGTAATAATCAACTCTTAGTTGAGGAGGAAGAAATTCCAATTACTCAATTAAGACAAGCTACCATAGATTTTTTAGATAATGGAGGAGGAACAAATCAAGCTGGTGAGTCTTGTGATTATTGTAAAGGGAAACGTTTAGAGGATTCCTCTGATCATCCTGATAAAGCAATTATCTCAATGAAGCACGATAGAGAAACCACTTATGAGAAGTACATGGATGTACAAAATGAGTTGGTTGCAGCTTATAATTTCTTAAGAGAGCGTGAAGCATCAAGACTTTATAAAAAGTATTATCCAGATGCAGATAAAGTCTTTACAGCAATGCTTGAAGAGAAAGAGAAGAATCAATTTAGTAAGGATGAGGTCCTTAATGAGCGTATTGAGACCATTAAGAAATTATTCCCAATGAAATTGTCTGAAGCAGAACCAGATAAAAAATAA
- a CDS encoding ExbD/TolR family protein, with product MSKFRKKDKGELPAISTASLPDIVFMLLFFFMVATVMRDSSLMIENQLPSADQVEKLKKDRTIFIYAGKPSSQYKQFGVEPRIQFNDAFITVEDVQASVYQGIGEMTEELQSKVVVGLKVDKNTNAGLVSDIKQELRKANALKVMYIANTKKVE from the coding sequence ATGTCTAAGTTTAGAAAAAAAGATAAAGGTGAATTGCCCGCAATTTCAACGGCATCACTACCAGATATTGTATTTATGTTGCTTTTCTTTTTTATGGTTGCAACTGTAATGAGAGATAGTTCTTTAATGATTGAAAACCAATTACCAAGTGCAGATCAAGTAGAAAAACTTAAGAAAGATAGAACTATTTTTATCTATGCAGGTAAACCTAGTAGTCAATATAAGCAGTTTGGTGTTGAACCAAGAATTCAATTCAATGATGCTTTTATTACTGTTGAGGATGTTCAGGCTTCAGTATACCAAGGTATAGGAGAAATGACTGAAGAACTTCAGAGTAAAGTAGTTGTAGGTCTTAAAGTAGATAAAAATACCAATGCTGGTTTAGTATCAGATATTAAGCAAGAACTACGTAAGGCTAATGCATTAAAAGTGATGTATATTGCTAATACAAAGAAAGTAGAATAA